From one Nitrospiria bacterium genomic stretch:
- the mnmE gene encoding tRNA uridine-5-carboxymethylaminomethyl(34) synthesis GTPase MnmE, whose amino-acid sequence MKRSPEKKSREKRPQLVQKSHRLVSGDTICAIATPVGEGGIGVIRLSGGRAIEIAAQVFEPRSGLAVNELASHTIHLGVIRDPFIGERLDEVMLAVMHAPRTYTRMDTVEIYGHGGPLLLHRILDVLMQQGARLADPGEFTKWAFLNGRIDLTQAEAVMDLIHSKTEAGQRAALAQLGGELHRRIRHLRESAVRLLAEIEAGIDFTEEDLQFLNQGQMRALLADLVNGADALAKTATSGKALREGIATVIVGRPNAGKSSLLNAMLLQNRAIVTPIPGTTRDIIEDYLNLGGLPLRIMDTAGLRETEDLVEREGVLRTRQAIKEADLILLVLDLSQKLGEEEQRLIEETDEKRRLIVCTKIDLLPENARSQDQVGFLVQNHHAEKIVCISARTGEGLDNLREAIVREIRSGIVTCGEREAMINYRHKSLLTHAKMSLQDAIESIDRNAPPELIVVDIRTAIDRLGEITGETTTDDLLEKIFKNFCIGK is encoded by the coding sequence ATGAAAAGGAGTCCGGAAAAAAAGAGCCGGGAAAAACGCCCGCAGCTGGTCCAGAAAAGTCATAGACTCGTTTCGGGAGACACCATCTGCGCGATCGCGACCCCCGTTGGGGAGGGAGGCATCGGAGTCATCCGCCTCAGCGGCGGGCGGGCCATCGAGATTGCCGCACAGGTTTTTGAGCCCAGGAGCGGCCTCGCCGTAAACGAACTGGCCAGTCACACGATCCATCTTGGGGTGATACGCGATCCCTTCATCGGAGAACGACTGGATGAGGTGATGCTCGCGGTCATGCATGCGCCCAGAACCTACACCCGCATGGATACGGTGGAAATTTACGGCCATGGTGGACCACTCCTCCTTCATCGGATTTTGGATGTTTTAATGCAGCAAGGCGCACGACTGGCCGACCCGGGGGAGTTTACGAAGTGGGCATTTCTCAACGGTCGGATCGATCTGACTCAGGCCGAGGCCGTGATGGATTTGATTCATTCGAAGACCGAAGCGGGCCAGCGGGCTGCGCTCGCACAATTGGGCGGCGAACTACATCGCCGAATCAGACATCTACGCGAATCCGCCGTCCGGCTTTTAGCGGAGATCGAGGCCGGAATTGATTTTACAGAAGAAGATCTTCAGTTCCTAAATCAAGGTCAGATGCGGGCCCTGCTTGCCGACCTCGTCAACGGGGCGGATGCCCTTGCTAAAACAGCGACGAGCGGTAAAGCCTTGAGAGAAGGGATTGCAACCGTGATCGTCGGTCGCCCGAACGCCGGGAAATCCAGTTTGCTCAACGCGATGCTCCTGCAAAACCGGGCGATCGTAACCCCAATTCCAGGGACAACCCGCGATATTATAGAAGACTATCTCAATCTAGGCGGCCTTCCTCTTCGCATCATGGATACGGCCGGATTACGGGAGACGGAGGATTTGGTGGAACGAGAGGGTGTTTTACGAACCCGTCAAGCCATTAAAGAGGCGGATCTCATTTTGTTAGTTCTAGACCTAAGCCAAAAACTCGGCGAGGAAGAGCAGAGGTTAATTGAAGAGACGGATGAGAAAAGACGGTTGATTGTCTGCACAAAGATTGATCTCCTCCCGGAAAATGCTCGGAGTCAGGATCAGGTGGGGTTTCTGGTTCAAAATCATCATGCCGAAAAAATTGTCTGTATTTCGGCGCGTACCGGAGAAGGGCTTGACAACCTCCGAGAGGCCATCGTGAGAGAAATACGGAGCGGCATTGTGACATGCGGAGAGCGCGAAGCCATGATTAATTATAGACACAAGTCATTATTAACTCATGCAAAAATGTCGCTTCAAGATGCCATTGAATCTATCGATAGAAACGCACCGCCTGAATTAATTGTTGTTGATATTAGAACCGCGATCGATCGACTTGGGGAGATTACCGGAGAGACTACTACAGACGATCTTCTCGAAAAAATATTCAAAAATTTTTGCATTGGAAAATGA